The following coding sequences are from one Streptomyces sp. NBC_01294 window:
- a CDS encoding DMT family transporter, which yields MTAQNSATLPKAIAVKSPGGRGTALASLGVLAFSLTFPATAWGLESFGPWSLVALRSVLAAVIAGAFLLARRVPLPAREHWAGLAVVAAGVVVGFPLLTTLALTTSTTSHAAVVVGLLPLTTAALSALRTGARPPRAFWVAAVAGAVVVLGFTLAQSGGSLSAGDAYLFAALLVCAAGYTEGGRLARLLPGWQVVGWALVLCLPLSLAGSALGLAYEPVHLTGHGLAGLIWAAAGSTFLGLYVWYRGMAEIGAPRASQLQLAQPLLTLVWSVALLGEHLSPAAPAAACAVLVCIAVTQRVK from the coding sequence ATGACAGCACAGAATAGCGCTACTCTCCCGAAGGCGATAGCGGTCAAGAGCCCGGGGGGCCGGGGCACGGCCCTCGCCTCGCTCGGCGTCCTCGCCTTCTCGCTGACCTTCCCCGCCACCGCCTGGGGACTGGAGAGCTTCGGCCCGTGGTCCCTCGTCGCCCTGCGCAGCGTCCTCGCCGCCGTCATCGCGGGCGCCTTCCTGCTGGCCCGGCGGGTCCCGCTGCCCGCCCGCGAGCACTGGGCGGGCCTGGCCGTCGTCGCCGCCGGGGTGGTCGTCGGCTTCCCGCTGCTCACCACGCTCGCGCTGACGACCTCCACGACCTCGCACGCGGCCGTCGTGGTCGGTCTGCTGCCGCTGACCACCGCCGCGCTGTCCGCGCTGCGCACCGGAGCCCGGCCCCCGCGCGCCTTCTGGGTCGCGGCGGTCGCCGGGGCCGTCGTCGTGCTCGGCTTCACGCTGGCGCAGAGCGGCGGCTCCCTCTCGGCGGGGGACGCCTACCTGTTCGCCGCGCTGCTGGTGTGCGCCGCGGGCTACACCGAGGGCGGGCGCCTGGCCCGGCTGCTGCCCGGCTGGCAGGTCGTCGGCTGGGCGCTGGTCCTGTGCCTGCCGCTCAGCCTGGCCGGCTCGGCGCTCGGGCTCGCGTACGAGCCGGTGCACCTCACCGGCCACGGGCTGGCCGGCCTGATCTGGGCGGCGGCCGGATCCACCTTCCTCGGCCTGTACGTCTGGTACCGGGGCATGGCCGAGATCGGCGCACCGCGGGCCAGCCAGCTCCAGCTCGCCCAGCCGCTGCTGACCCTCGTCTGGTCGGTGGCGCTGCTCGGCGAGCACCTCTCGCCCGCGGCACCGGCCGCCGCCTGCGCGGTGCTGGTCTGCATTGCGGTGACTCAACGGGTCAAATAG